From Vogesella sp. XCS3, the proteins below share one genomic window:
- a CDS encoding efflux RND transporter periplasmic adaptor subunit — MKPTPSTPRRRSGKRMALAGGIVAALAAAGWYGWQHYHAQEDALSRYLIASVQQGDIEDLVTATGSLQPSDYVDVGAQVSGQLEKIYAEVGSVVKKGDLLAEIDSTVYRATVDARRAALKNLQATLLARQSDLQLAEQQLQRQQNLARDSATSEESLQQSQASLRSARAQVASVQAQIEQAESTLRVDETSLKYSQILAPMDGVVVSISLKQGQTINASQSSPTLLRIADLSTMTVQTQVSEADVTRLRPGMPVYFTTLGSRNRRYQGELRKVEPTPTVNNNVVLYNALFDVKNQQRNLLPQMTAQVFFVAAEAHDTLVVPAGAVKMARMAPGSRRGQPEASGAAGEPPRGEASAGKGQQPAAAGAPGKEGKTAANHQEAKRQALPANAAMGAAGMPPRAAVGERPAGFGGAPLSDAEREARRKQFESMTPQQREAWRARGAEQRQAQGEGAMAPAGPRGAAAMPADTASAGKTDKAGKAAANPAAETARVKPRALPVWSGVGSGGRQQRVREGTVRVVLPDNSIVERKVTVGITDRVNYQVIAGLKPGERVIVGEKAQDKEAARGNNRNADMGPPPGAGMASPMGGSTGARSR, encoded by the coding sequence ATGAAACCGACTCCCTCCACCCCTCGTCGCCGTAGCGGCAAGCGCATGGCGCTGGCCGGCGGTATTGTTGCCGCACTGGCCGCCGCCGGCTGGTACGGCTGGCAGCACTATCATGCCCAGGAAGATGCCCTGTCCCGTTACCTGATTGCCAGCGTGCAGCAGGGCGATATCGAAGACCTGGTCACCGCCACCGGCAGCCTGCAGCCTAGCGACTACGTAGACGTGGGTGCGCAGGTGTCGGGGCAGCTGGAAAAAATCTACGCCGAAGTTGGCTCGGTGGTGAAAAAGGGCGACCTGCTGGCCGAGATCGACTCCACCGTTTACCGTGCCACTGTCGACGCCCGCCGCGCCGCGCTGAAAAACCTGCAGGCCACCTTGCTGGCGCGCCAGTCCGACCTGCAGCTGGCCGAGCAGCAACTGCAGCGCCAGCAAAACCTGGCGCGCGACAGCGCCACCAGTGAAGAAAGCCTGCAGCAGTCGCAAGCTAGCCTGCGCAGCGCCCGCGCCCAGGTGGCGTCGGTGCAGGCGCAAATCGAGCAGGCCGAATCCACGCTGCGCGTCGATGAAACCAGCCTCAAGTATTCGCAAATTCTGGCGCCGATGGACGGCGTGGTGGTGTCGATCTCGCTGAAGCAGGGCCAGACCATCAACGCCAGCCAGTCGTCGCCTACGCTGCTGCGTATCGCCGACCTGTCCACCATGACCGTACAGACCCAGGTGTCCGAGGCCGACGTTACCCGCCTGCGCCCCGGCATGCCGGTTTACTTCACCACATTGGGCAGCCGCAACCGCCGTTACCAGGGCGAGCTGCGCAAGGTGGAGCCTACGCCCACGGTGAACAACAATGTGGTGCTGTACAACGCACTGTTCGACGTGAAAAACCAGCAGCGCAACCTGCTGCCGCAGATGACAGCGCAGGTGTTCTTTGTGGCCGCGGAGGCTCACGACACGCTGGTGGTGCCGGCCGGTGCCGTGAAGATGGCGCGCATGGCGCCGGGAAGCCGCCGCGGCCAGCCAGAAGCCTCCGGTGCGGCGGGCGAGCCGCCACGTGGCGAGGCCAGCGCGGGCAAGGGCCAGCAGCCGGCAGCAGCCGGTGCGCCAGGCAAAGAAGGCAAGACTGCGGCCAACCATCAAGAAGCGAAGCGTCAAGCGCTGCCTGCCAACGCCGCGATGGGCGCAGCCGGCATGCCGCCGCGAGCCGCAGTGGGCGAGCGCCCGGCCGGCTTTGGCGGTGCGCCGCTGTCCGACGCCGAGCGCGAAGCGCGGCGCAAGCAGTTTGAGAGCATGACACCGCAGCAGCGCGAAGCGTGGCGTGCGCGCGGTGCCGAGCAGCGCCAGGCGCAGGGCGAGGGCGCTATGGCGCCGGCGGGCCCGCGTGGCGCCGCCGCCATGCCGGCTGATACTGCCAGCGCCGGCAAAACGGACAAAGCGGGCAAGGCCGCGGCCAACCCTGCCGCCGAAACCGCCCGCGTCAAACCGCGTGCGCTACCGGTATGGAGCGGCGTGGGCAGTGGCGGCCGTCAGCAGCGTGTGCGCGAAGGCACGGTGCGCGTGGTACTGCCGGACAATAGCATCGTGGAGCGCAAGGTCACCGTGGGCATTACCGACCGCGTCAATTACCAGGTGATTGCCGGCTTGAAACCGGGCGAGCGTGTGATCGTGGGCGAAAAAGCACAGGACAAGGAAGCGGCGCGCGGCAATAACCGCAACGCTGACATGGGCCCGCCACCGGGTGCCGGCATGGCCAGCCCGATGGGTGGCAGCACAGGGGCGCGTAGCCGATGA
- a CDS encoding MacB family efflux pump subunit, translating to MSQPQQAVPLIQLSAVTKSYRQGELESTVLHGIDLAIHEGEFLAIVGASGSGKSTLMNILGCLDRPGSGRYLFRGQDVSGLSRDELARLRREEFGFVFQSYHLIAAGTAVENVEMPAMYAGVPHAERRARAVQLLRELGLEERLYHRPSQLSGGQQQRVSIARALMNGGRIILADEPTGALDSKSGADVMRLLKDLSQRGHTVILITHAAEVAAHASRVIEIRDGHILSDSGRHGETAANYQPPLVHRAFSTLADLAETVRLALRSLRGNLFRAVLTLLGIVIGVGSVIAMMAIGDGAKQRVVDNISAMGSNLLLVRPGGSNQRGFSPSTLVLEDVAAINKQVDNVLAAVPEQQNSVTLRAGENDVSTTLIATSASYPLARNWALSSGTFFTEDDDESYAGVAVLGKTAAENLFPGNPSPLGEFVMANNVMLQVVGIMSRKGASPSGMDQDDVIIVPYATNNLRISGSRSLRNVNVAVKDVARIDETQAAVEQLLAERHGKVDFQIRNMASIIATTEETQNTMTLLLGAIAAISLLVGGIGVMNIMLVSVTERTREIGIRMATGARERNILQQFLIEALVVSAIGGAIGVVAGLGTAWLIAAFDTPVKITAMPIVLAFGCAFSTGLLFGYLPARKAAQMDPVAALASD from the coding sequence ATGAGCCAGCCGCAGCAAGCCGTACCGCTGATCCAGCTGTCGGCGGTGACCAAATCCTACCGCCAGGGCGAGCTGGAAAGCACCGTGCTGCACGGTATCGACCTGGCCATCCACGAAGGCGAATTTCTCGCGATTGTCGGCGCGTCGGGGTCGGGCAAGTCCACGCTGATGAACATCCTGGGCTGCCTGGACCGCCCTGGCAGCGGGCGCTACCTGTTCCGCGGCCAGGACGTGAGCGGCCTGAGCCGTGACGAGCTGGCGCGCTTGCGGCGCGAAGAGTTCGGCTTCGTGTTCCAGAGCTACCACCTGATCGCCGCCGGTACCGCGGTAGAAAACGTGGAAATGCCGGCCATGTACGCCGGCGTGCCGCACGCCGAGCGCCGCGCCCGCGCCGTGCAGCTGCTACGCGAGCTGGGGCTGGAAGAGCGCTTGTACCACCGCCCCAGCCAGCTGTCCGGCGGCCAGCAGCAGCGGGTGTCGATTGCCCGCGCGCTGATGAATGGCGGCCGCATCATTCTGGCTGACGAACCCACCGGCGCACTGGACAGCAAGAGCGGCGCCGACGTGATGCGGCTGCTGAAAGACCTGTCGCAGCGCGGCCATACCGTGATCCTGATTACCCATGCCGCCGAAGTGGCCGCCCACGCCAGCCGCGTTATCGAAATCCGTGACGGCCATATCCTCAGCGATAGCGGCCGCCATGGTGAAACTGCGGCCAACTATCAGCCGCCGCTGGTGCACCGCGCTTTCAGCACGCTGGCCGATCTGGCCGAAACCGTGCGCCTGGCGCTGCGCTCGCTGCGCGGCAACCTGTTTCGCGCCGTGCTCACTTTGCTGGGCATCGTCATCGGCGTGGGTTCGGTGATTGCAATGATGGCCATTGGCGACGGCGCCAAGCAGCGCGTGGTGGACAATATCAGCGCCATGGGCAGTAACCTGCTGCTGGTACGCCCCGGCGGCAGCAACCAGCGCGGCTTCAGCCCGTCCACGCTGGTGCTGGAAGACGTGGCCGCCATCAACAAGCAGGTAGACAACGTACTGGCGGCGGTGCCGGAACAGCAAAACAGCGTGACGCTGCGCGCCGGCGAGAACGACGTTAGCACCACGCTGATTGCTACCTCGGCCAGCTACCCCTTGGCGCGTAACTGGGCGCTGTCCAGCGGCACCTTCTTTACCGAAGACGACGACGAGAGTTACGCCGGCGTGGCGGTGCTGGGCAAGACTGCGGCCGAGAACCTCTTCCCCGGCAACCCCAGCCCGCTGGGCGAGTTTGTCATGGCCAATAACGTGATGCTGCAGGTGGTGGGCATCATGAGCCGCAAGGGTGCTTCGCCCAGCGGCATGGACCAGGACGACGTGATTATCGTGCCGTACGCTACCAACAATCTGCGCATTTCCGGTTCGCGCAGCCTGCGTAACGTCAACGTGGCAGTGAAGGACGTGGCGCGTATCGATGAAACCCAGGCGGCGGTAGAGCAGCTGCTAGCCGAGCGCCACGGCAAGGTGGATTTCCAGATCCGCAATATGGCGTCCATCATCGCCACCACCGAAGAAACACAGAACACCATGACGCTGCTGCTGGGCGCCATTGCGGCCATCTCCTTGCTGGTGGGCGGTATCGGTGTGATGAACATCATGCTGGTGTCGGTGACCGAGCGCACCCGCGAAATCGGCATCCGCATGGCTACCGGCGCGCGCGAGCGCAACATCCTGCAGCAGTTTTTGATCGAGGCGCTGGTGGTGTCGGCCATTGGAGGCGCCATCGGCGTGGTGGCCGGCCTGGGTACCGCCTGGCTGATCGCCGCCTTCGATACCCCGGTCAAGATCACGGCCATGCCTATCGTGCTGGCCTTTGGCTGCGCGTTTTCCACCGGCCTGCTGTTCGGTTACCTGCCGGCGCGCAAGGCCGCCCAGATGGACCCGGTGGCGGCACTGGCGTCGGATTAG
- a CDS encoding efflux transporter outer membrane subunit, with the protein MRYQAFTLSLLAATLAGCAQTTPPQDTALAMPEAWQAREAAKPAAAVLDDHWWQLFGSAELNRLVEQALQGSPDLAQAVARVQQAQASADSAAGSLFPSVSLSGSSSQRETDTAAGASSTSKSSSLSAGLSYEVDLWGKVAASQRAAAANLQGSRYELATARQTLVVAVVNAYCQLQAVRERLALAQANLRDSRQLLDISEARLRHGAATELDVSQVRSSWLTQQATVLSLQNQQQPLLNTLAILAGQLPQGFGVAGEPLLGLNVPEVPAGLPSEVLRRRPDIAKAESELAAAAANLDAARAALYPSLQLSGSAGLASTALLSLSGATQTLSLGASLAQTLFDGGKLRAQVASSQAARLQLLHGYRKSTLTALGEVEDALNAVALARQQERLQQQSSREAERTLQLTRIRQQQGLVDMATLLAAQKNHASSRDSLLQQRLARQQATVTLIKALGGGWQEQGSL; encoded by the coding sequence ATGCGTTATCAAGCTTTTACCCTGTCGCTGCTGGCGGCCACCCTGGCCGGTTGCGCGCAGACTACGCCGCCGCAAGACACCGCGCTGGCCATGCCGGAAGCCTGGCAGGCCCGCGAGGCGGCCAAGCCCGCTGCGGCGGTGCTGGACGACCATTGGTGGCAGCTGTTCGGCTCGGCCGAGCTGAACCGGTTGGTGGAGCAGGCGCTGCAAGGCAGCCCGGACCTGGCGCAGGCGGTGGCCCGCGTGCAGCAGGCGCAAGCCAGCGCCGACAGCGCGGCGGGCAGCCTGTTTCCGTCGGTTAGCCTCAGCGGCAGCAGCAGCCAGCGTGAAACCGACACAGCGGCGGGCGCCAGCAGCACCAGCAAGAGCAGCAGCCTGTCGGCCGGCCTCAGTTATGAAGTGGACCTGTGGGGCAAGGTAGCGGCCAGCCAGCGCGCGGCGGCGGCCAACCTGCAAGGCAGCCGCTACGAGCTGGCCACCGCCCGCCAGACGCTGGTGGTGGCGGTGGTCAACGCCTACTGCCAGCTGCAAGCAGTGCGCGAGCGGCTGGCGCTGGCGCAGGCCAATCTGCGCGACAGCCGCCAGTTGCTGGACATCAGCGAAGCGCGCTTGCGCCATGGTGCAGCGACCGAGCTGGACGTGAGCCAGGTGCGTAGCAGTTGGCTCACGCAGCAGGCCACGGTGCTGAGCCTGCAAAACCAGCAGCAGCCGCTGCTGAACACCCTGGCCATTCTGGCTGGCCAGCTGCCGCAGGGCTTTGGCGTGGCCGGCGAGCCATTGTTGGGCCTGAACGTGCCCGAAGTACCGGCCGGCTTGCCGTCCGAGGTGCTGCGCCGCCGGCCGGATATTGCCAAGGCTGAAAGCGAGCTGGCAGCCGCTGCGGCCAACCTGGACGCCGCCCGTGCCGCGCTATACCCCAGCCTGCAGCTTTCCGGCAGTGCCGGGCTGGCATCCACGGCCTTGCTGTCGCTATCCGGCGCCACGCAGACCCTGAGCCTGGGGGCCAGTCTGGCGCAAACGCTGTTTGATGGCGGCAAGCTGCGCGCCCAAGTAGCCAGCAGCCAGGCTGCCCGCCTGCAGCTGTTGCACGGCTACCGCAAGAGCACGTTGACCGCGCTGGGTGAGGTGGAAGACGCGTTGAACGCGGTGGCGCTGGCACGGCAGCAGGAACGCCTGCAGCAGCAAAGCAGCCGCGAGGCCGAGCGCACGCTGCAGCTGACGCGCATCCGCCAGCAGCAAGGTCTGGTGGACATGGCCACGCTGTTGGCCGCACAAAAAAACCACGCCAGCAGCCGCGACAGCCTGTTACAGCAACGGCTGGCACGACAACAAGCCACCGTCACGCTGATCAAGGCGCTGGGCGGCGGCTGGCAGGAGCAGGGCAGCCTATAG
- a CDS encoding DUF3857 domain-containing protein: MNPQCLFPLFLLASLPAMAEVNLVYHVDLQLQVGRSTQEMTRDILLEDDSDVARNRVRQLEYRPEMQTVTVLEAYTVLPDGRRVPVPASAVTDQPYSKGQDNPYTQSMRSLDIAFPQAAKGARVVYRFRTDSQLLPLQVAQGDFYPASVKNLRSVRFSLGAPARSGLKVAANADIREQAPADGRVQWQAQWQLNGDGAQPVPHFAYSAYRDWSALGQAYAQLWPLPQPSAAVKDKAAQLVATCDGERLKEMQALYRWVAELPAPYLAYSSHALQPRAAEQVLAQGYGNSRDKVALLQVLLAARGIDSYPQLARRQRSALPLLPTSLAFDYVLLHVPAQGSMRAQWLDPAERVSATALAMLPVVADATPLMFGSFSPALMGSPQLPLRAPYDPRPL; encoded by the coding sequence ATGAACCCCCAGTGTCTGTTTCCTCTGTTTTTGCTAGCCAGCCTGCCGGCCATGGCCGAAGTCAACCTGGTGTACCACGTCGATCTGCAGTTGCAGGTTGGCCGCAGTACGCAAGAAATGACGCGGGACATCCTGCTGGAAGACGACAGCGACGTGGCACGCAACCGCGTACGCCAGCTGGAGTACCGGCCCGAAATGCAAACCGTCACCGTGCTGGAGGCCTACACCGTGTTGCCCGACGGCCGCCGCGTGCCGGTGCCGGCCAGCGCGGTGACCGACCAGCCGTATAGCAAGGGGCAAGACAACCCTTACACGCAAAGCATGCGCAGCCTGGATATTGCCTTCCCGCAGGCAGCCAAGGGGGCGCGCGTGGTGTACCGCTTCCGTACCGATAGCCAGCTGTTACCGCTACAGGTAGCGCAGGGCGACTTCTACCCGGCCAGCGTCAAGAACCTGCGTTCGGTGCGCTTCAGCCTTGGCGCGCCGGCCCGCTCGGGCCTGAAAGTGGCAGCCAATGCCGACATCCGCGAGCAGGCACCGGCCGATGGCCGCGTGCAATGGCAGGCGCAGTGGCAGTTAAACGGCGACGGCGCGCAGCCGGTGCCGCACTTTGCCTACTCGGCCTACCGCGACTGGTCGGCGCTGGGGCAGGCCTACGCACAGCTATGGCCGCTGCCGCAGCCGTCCGCTGCCGTCAAGGACAAAGCCGCGCAGCTGGTAGCCACCTGCGATGGTGAGCGTCTGAAAGAGATGCAGGCGCTGTACCGCTGGGTGGCCGAGCTGCCGGCCCCGTACCTGGCCTACAGCAGCCATGCGCTGCAGCCGCGTGCTGCCGAGCAGGTGCTGGCGCAGGGCTACGGCAATAGCCGCGACAAGGTGGCGCTGCTGCAGGTGCTGTTGGCCGCACGCGGTATCGACAGCTACCCGCAGCTGGCCCGGCGCCAGCGCAGCGCGCTGCCACTGTTGCCCACCAGCCTGGCGTTTGATTACGTGCTGTTGCACGTGCCGGCGCAGGGCAGCATGCGTGCGCAGTGGCTGGACCCGGCCGAGCGTGTCAGCGCAACGGCGTTAGCCATGCTGCCTGTTGTGGCAGACGCCACGCCGCTGATGTTTGGCAGTTTCAGCCCGGCACTGATGGGCAGCCCGCAGTTGCCGCTGCGGGCACCGTACGACCCGCGGCCGCTTTAA
- a CDS encoding DUF2271 domain-containing protein, whose translation MKYRYPVALALASAAAPGMAANLAVKVELPQLNVAEYHRPYLAMWLETADQQFAGNLSVWYDLKKKDNAGTKWLTDMRQWWRKSGRELAMPVDGVSSATRAPGEHTLVFADNKSALGKLAPGAYQVVVEVAREAGGRELVRVPLQWPPKGEKQTSAQGKGELGKITVTAK comes from the coding sequence ATGAAATACCGTTACCCCGTGGCGCTGGCGCTGGCGTCTGCCGCCGCACCAGGCATGGCGGCCAACCTGGCCGTGAAAGTAGAGCTGCCGCAGCTGAATGTGGCCGAGTACCACCGCCCCTACCTGGCCATGTGGCTGGAAACCGCCGACCAGCAGTTCGCCGGCAACCTGTCGGTATGGTACGACCTGAAAAAGAAAGACAACGCCGGTACCAAATGGCTGACCGATATGCGCCAGTGGTGGCGTAAGAGCGGCCGCGAGCTGGCCATGCCGGTAGACGGCGTATCCAGTGCCACCCGCGCACCAGGTGAGCACACGCTGGTGTTTGCCGACAACAAGTCGGCGCTGGGCAAGCTGGCACCGGGTGCCTATCAGGTAGTGGTAGAGGTGGCGCGTGAAGCCGGTGGCCGCGAGCTGGTACGTGTACCGCTGCAGTGGCCGCCCAAGGGCGAAAAGCAGACCAGTGCCCAGGGTAAGGGCGAGCTGGGCAAGATCACCGTTACCGCCAAATAA
- a CDS encoding DUF4198 domain-containing protein — MNKKLLALAAMALVSLGAQAHRGWLLPSAGAIEGNKPWVTVDAAVSEALFDFEHQPLKLDGLVITGPDGAAVNPQNITSSRFRNSFDIELKQQGSYRIALVGEGAMASYKLGNEVKRVRGTPANIDQQIPAGATEVSKSLSVSRIETFVTAGKPTTGVQQAVGKGLELQAVSHPNELFAGDNSTFRLLMDGKPVADMPVSVVRGGVRHTGLLDEQVYTTDAKGEIKVSWKQGGMYWVNASWPKRDAMPQGGQPPVAGKPQAAPAMPPFRASYTATLEVLP; from the coding sequence ATGAACAAGAAACTGCTCGCCCTGGCCGCCATGGCCCTGGTATCGCTGGGTGCCCAGGCGCACCGTGGCTGGCTGCTGCCGTCCGCTGGTGCCATTGAGGGTAACAAGCCGTGGGTGACCGTAGACGCTGCGGTATCCGAAGCACTGTTCGACTTCGAGCATCAGCCGCTGAAGCTGGACGGTCTCGTTATCACCGGCCCGGATGGCGCGGCGGTGAATCCGCAGAACATCACCAGCAGCCGCTTCCGTAACAGCTTCGACATCGAGCTGAAGCAGCAGGGCAGCTACCGCATCGCGTTGGTAGGCGAAGGTGCCATGGCCAGCTACAAGCTGGGCAACGAAGTGAAGCGCGTGCGTGGCACGCCGGCCAACATCGACCAGCAGATTCCGGCCGGTGCCACCGAGGTAAGCAAATCGCTCAGCGTCAGCCGTATCGAAACCTTCGTCACTGCCGGCAAGCCTACTACCGGCGTGCAGCAGGCGGTCGGCAAGGGCCTGGAGCTGCAGGCGGTGAGCCACCCGAACGAGCTGTTTGCCGGTGATAACAGCACCTTCCGTTTGCTGATGGATGGCAAGCCGGTAGCGGATATGCCGGTAAGCGTGGTGCGTGGCGGCGTGCGCCACACCGGCCTGCTGGACGAGCAGGTGTACACCACCGACGCCAAAGGCGAAATCAAGGTGAGCTGGAAGCAAGGTGGTATGTACTGGGTAAACGCCAGCTGGCCCAAGCGCGACGCGATGCCGCAAGGCGGCCAGCCGCCGGTAGCCGGTAAGCCTCAGGCTGCCCCTGCCATGCCGCCGTTCCGCGCCAGCTACACCGCTACGCTGGAAGTATTGCCTTAA
- a CDS encoding FAD:protein FMN transferase — MSAILIPRHIDPACPPASARVVRFAGHSMGTSWQVLVAIDGDVPDFLAAGLQQQLDGVVAEMSHWEAGSDLGRFNRAPAGSWHALPGGFFTVLQYALQVAAASNGAYNPAAGALVNRWGFGPAPRYDAPGFVPPSADEASALLAQCRWQALQLDAATRSALQPGGVQLDLSSVAKGFSVDLLARYLRLYGYRHFLVEVGGELRGEGMKPDGQPWWVALALPDDSQSAGLAAPRLALHGLSVATSGDYLKVFWHQGERCAHTLDPRSGQPVRGVASVTVIHPDCMAADAWSTALTVLGAHAGMALAEQQGLAAAFLLRDGEQLQARYSRAFLDMMEEQ, encoded by the coding sequence ATGAGTGCCATCCTGATCCCCCGCCATATCGACCCGGCTTGCCCGCCCGCCAGCGCCCGCGTGGTGCGCTTTGCCGGCCACAGCATGGGGACTAGCTGGCAGGTACTGGTGGCGATCGATGGCGATGTGCCCGATTTTCTGGCCGCCGGCCTACAGCAGCAGCTGGACGGCGTGGTGGCGGAGATGAGCCACTGGGAAGCCGGCTCTGACCTGGGCCGTTTCAACCGCGCCCCGGCCGGTAGTTGGCACGCGCTGCCGGGCGGCTTTTTCACCGTGCTGCAGTACGCGTTGCAGGTGGCGGCCGCCAGCAACGGTGCCTACAACCCGGCTGCCGGCGCGCTGGTGAACCGCTGGGGCTTTGGCCCGGCACCGCGCTACGACGCCCCCGGATTTGTGCCGCCGTCGGCGGACGAAGCCAGCGCCTTGCTGGCGCAGTGCCGCTGGCAAGCGCTGCAGCTGGATGCCGCCACGCGCAGCGCCCTGCAGCCTGGCGGCGTGCAGCTGGACCTGTCGTCGGTGGCCAAGGGTTTTAGCGTCGACCTGCTTGCGCGCTACCTGCGCCTGTACGGCTACCGCCACTTTCTGGTGGAGGTGGGCGGCGAGCTGCGCGGCGAGGGCATGAAGCCGGACGGCCAGCCGTGGTGGGTAGCGCTGGCGCTGCCGGACGACAGCCAAAGCGCAGGGTTGGCCGCACCGCGGCTGGCGTTGCATGGCTTGTCGGTGGCCACCTCTGGTGACTATCTGAAGGTGTTCTGGCATCAGGGCGAGCGCTGTGCCCACACGCTGGACCCGCGTAGCGGCCAGCCGGTGCGCGGTGTGGCCTCGGTAACGGTGATCCACCCCGACTGCATGGCCGCCGACGCCTGGTCTACCGCATTAACGGTGCTGGGTGCGCACGCTGGTATGGCACTGGCCGAGCAGCAGGGTTTGGCCGCCGCCTTTTTGCTGCGCGACGGCGAGCAGCTGCAGGCGCGCTACAGCCGCGCCTTTCTGGACATGATGGAAGAACAATGA
- a CDS encoding sulfite reductase subunit alpha: protein MMEQVRLIWAAGLGLAYSGVCVAAWYQWRRSRRSASVAAPLLVAYASQSGQAEAVAQQSAATLQAAGLAVQCLPLAQLDVAALQQASRLLLVASTTGEGEPPDMARRFAANLATPAALGELQYAVLALGDRRYTPFCAFGHALDTWLAASGAQPLYPCLEVDALDDVALATWQHQLAELAGLQDSALAAQPLLPAASPFASWRLQERRCLNEGSSGAATYHLALRPADGGALPQWQSGDLVEVQVPAEPGRPREYSIASIPADGCLQLLVRVRVDGQGQLGLASQHLTRDLALGDTLSLRIRPHRRFRLADNATRPLILIGNGTGLAGLRSHLRARQQLAAPQPGWLLFGERQAAHDFYYRHELQALQQQGVLQHVDTAFSRDQPQRRYVQHVLAEQAERLQQWVADGAAIYVCGSLAGMASGVDAVLRQVLGEAVLDELAAQGRYCRDVY from the coding sequence ATGATGGAACAAGTACGCCTGATCTGGGCTGCCGGCTTGGGGCTGGCTTACAGCGGTGTTTGCGTGGCGGCCTGGTATCAGTGGCGCCGTAGCCGGCGCAGCGCCAGCGTGGCAGCGCCCTTGCTAGTGGCTTACGCCAGCCAGAGCGGCCAGGCCGAGGCCGTGGCGCAGCAAAGCGCGGCTACGCTGCAGGCGGCGGGGCTAGCTGTGCAGTGCCTGCCGCTAGCGCAGCTGGACGTGGCCGCGCTGCAGCAGGCCAGCCGCCTGCTGCTGGTGGCCAGTACCACTGGCGAGGGCGAGCCGCCGGACATGGCGCGCCGTTTTGCGGCCAACCTTGCCACGCCGGCCGCGCTGGGCGAGCTGCAGTACGCCGTGCTGGCGTTGGGCGATCGCCGTTATACGCCGTTCTGTGCCTTTGGCCACGCACTGGATACCTGGTTGGCCGCCAGTGGCGCGCAGCCGCTGTACCCGTGCCTGGAGGTGGACGCGCTGGACGATGTGGCGCTGGCTACCTGGCAGCATCAGCTCGCCGAGCTGGCTGGCTTGCAGGATAGTGCGCTGGCTGCGCAGCCGCTGCTGCCTGCGGCTAGCCCTTTTGCCAGCTGGCGGTTGCAAGAGCGTCGCTGCCTGAACGAGGGCAGCAGCGGCGCAGCCACCTACCACCTGGCGCTGCGGCCGGCCGACGGCGGCGCGCTGCCGCAGTGGCAGTCTGGCGACCTGGTGGAAGTGCAGGTGCCGGCCGAGCCGGGCAGGCCGCGTGAATACTCGATTGCGTCCATTCCGGCCGATGGCTGCCTACAGCTGCTGGTGCGGGTGCGCGTGGACGGGCAGGGGCAGCTGGGGCTGGCGTCGCAGCACCTGACCCGCGACCTGGCGCTGGGTGACACGCTGAGCTTGCGCATCCGCCCGCATCGCCGTTTCCGTTTGGCCGACAATGCCACGCGGCCTTTGATCCTGATCGGTAACGGCACCGGTCTGGCCGGCCTGCGCAGCCATTTGCGCGCGCGCCAGCAGTTGGCCGCACCGCAGCCGGGCTGGCTGTTGTTTGGCGAGCGCCAGGCGGCGCACGACTTTTACTATCGCCACGAGCTGCAGGCGCTGCAGCAGCAGGGCGTGTTGCAGCATGTGGATACCGCGTTTTCGCGCGATCAGCCGCAGCGCCGTTACGTGCAGCACGTGCTGGCCGAGCAGGCCGAGCGCCTGCAGCAATGGGTGGCCGACGGCGCGGCTATTTATGTGTGTGGCAGCCTGGCCGGTATGGCCAGCGGGGTGGATGCGGTGCTGCGCCAGGTGCTGGGCGAGGCGGTGCTGGACGAGCTGGCCGCCCAGGGGCGCTATTGCCGCGATGTGTACTAA